GCTGATCGATACGGCCGAGGCCGCTGTGGCCACATCTACCGCGCCGCCCGGCACCATCCTGGCCCTCGATGATCAGCAGCTCGTCGTTGCGGCAGGCGCCGGGCAGCTGCATGTGCGCCGCTTTGTGGGCCTAGACGGTCGCCCGCTGAGCGTGGGCGCGGCGCTCGGCCGGCTGGGGCTGCGGCCGGGCGACTGCCTGCCCGATCTGGCGCCCGAGCAGGCCGCGCTGCTAACCCAGCACCACGAGGCGCTCTGCCAGCACGAGGCCTTCTGGGTCGAGCTGCTGGCCCAGCTGGCGCCGCTCGACCCGCCGTATGCCCTGACTCTAGGCACGCGGCCCCAGCAGCTCGAGACCACGATTCCGGCCGGGCCGCGCGCGTTCCTGCAGGCGCTCGACGGCGCAGATGAGCCGGGCCAGGCCCTGCTGGCGGCATGCGCATGCTTCCTGGCACGCCTGGCCGGCCAGGCGCGCGCCGACGTGGGCCTGCGCGACCAGGCCTCGGTTGCCGCTGCCGCCGGCTGGCCGCAGATCTTCGCCGAGGTGCTGCCGCTGCCGATCGCGCTAGACGCGGCCGCGCCCTTCGGCACCGCCCTGGCGCAGCTGCGCGCGGCCCGCACCGCCCTGGCCGCCCGCGCGACCCACCTCGGCGATATTGTGGCCCGCTACCCCGAGCTGCGCGCCGCCCCGCCGCGCCTACCGGTGGTGCTCGACCTCGGGCCGCAGCCGGCGGCGGTTGAAGCCGACCTGGTGATCACGATCGCCGCCGACTCGAGCCGCATCGGCTGGCGCAGCCGCGCCGGCGAGCCTGGCGCACTGGCGCGCCTGGCCGAGAGCCTGCTGGCCTTCCTGGAGGCCCTGGCGGCCGCACCGGCGCGGCCGGTTGGCGTGGCCACGCTGCTAAGCGCCGCCGAGCACCGGCTGCTGCTGACGGACTGGGCGCGCACGGCGCGGCCCTTTCCCCAGGCCGATCTGGCCAGCCTGCTCGAGGCGCAGGTGGCCCGTACGCCCGACGCCATAGCGCTGCGCTGTGGCGGCGTGACGCTGAGCTACGCCGAACTCAACGCGCAGGCCAACCAGCTCGCCCACGCGCTGCGCGCGCGCGGCGCCGGCCCCGAGACGATCGTCGGAGTGTGCTTCGAGCGCTCGACCAACCTGGTCGTCGCACTACTGGGCGTGCTCAAGGCCGGCGCGGCCTATCTGCCGCTCGACCCGGCCTACCCGGCCGAGCGGCTGGCCTACATGCTGCGCGACTCGGCCGCTGCCCTGGTGCTAAGCGAGGGCCACCTGGCCGCGCGGTTCGCGGCCGGCAGCCTGCCGCTGCTGCGGCTCGATGCCGAGTGGCCCACGATCGCCCGCCAGCCCACGCAGAATCTCGAACGCCCGCACGACCCCGCGCGGCTCGCCTATGTGATCTACACCTCGGGCTCAACCGGGCAGCCCAAGGGCGTGCTGGTGCCGCATTACGGTATCGGCAATATGGCCCAGGCCCAGATCGAAACCTTCGCGATCGGACCCGAGAGCCGGGTGCTCCTGTTCGCCTCGTTCGGATTCGACGCATCGGTGTCGGAGATGATGACACCCCTGCTGGCCGGGGCGAGCCTGTGCCTGGCCCCACACGAGCAACTGCTGCCCGGCCCCGACCTGACCAGGCTGCTGCAAACCGAGCGGATTAGCGTTGTAACCCTACCGCCATCAGTGCTGGCGCTGCTCGACCCGGCCGAGTTCCCCGACCTGGCCACGGTGGTGTCGGCCGGCGAACCCTGCCCAGCCGAAATAGTGACGCGCTGGGCGCCAGGGCGGATCATGATCAATGCCTATGGCCCGACCGAAGCGACCGTCTGCACCACCATGGCCGTCTGCACGCCCGGCCACGCCAGGCCGCCGATCGGGCGGCCGATCGCCAATAGCCACGTGCGCATCCTCGATCGCCGGCTACAGCCGCTGCCGATCGGCGTGCCCGGCGAGCTGTGCATTGGCGGGGCCGGCCTGGCACGCGGCTACCTGGGCCAACCGGCCCTGAGCGCCGAGCACTTCGTGCCCGACCCGTTTGCCCCCGGCGCGCGACTGTATCGCAGTGGCGACCTGGCGCGCTGGCTGCCAAGCGGCGAGCTGGAGTACCTGGGCCGGCTCGACCAGCAGGTCAAGCTGCGCGGCTACCGCATCGAGCTGGGCGAGATCGAGAGCGCCCTGCTGCAGCACCCGGCCGTGCGGCTGGCGGTGGCGATGGTGCGCGAGGATACCCCAGGCGACCGCCGCCTGGTCGGCTATGTCGTGCCGGTCGCCGGCCAGCCACACGCCGGCCTGGCCGAGCTACTGCGGGCACACCTGCAGCTGCGCCTGCCCGACTACATGCTGCCGAGCGCGATCGTGCCGCTGGAGGGCCTGCCATACACGCACAACGGCAAGCTCGACACGCGGGCGCTACCGGCGCCGGGCGCGGGGCGGCGTACTGTCGGCCCGCCGCCGCGCACGCCTTTCGAGCGCACCGTGGCCGCGATCTGGGTCGATGTGCTGCACGTCGAGGCCGTCGGCGCGCAAGACAACTTCTTCGAGCTGGGCGGGCACTCGCTGCTCGCCACGCTGGTGGTGTCGCGCCTGCGCGAGACGCTCCAGATCGAGGTGCCGCTCTCGGTGCTGATGAGCGTGAGCCCGACGGTGGCCGCAACCGCGCGCGCCCTGGAAGCGCACCAGATCCGCCAGGCTGCGCCAGCCGAGATCGAAGAGCTGCTCGCCACGATCGAGCTGCTTTCCGATCCAGAGGTGGCGGCGGCGCTGGAAGCTGCGTAGCCCCCCGGCCCGGCGGGCCGATCAAGCCCGACACACGCGCTACGATCGGCCAGGCTGCGCCCAGCTGAAACGGATTAGTACGGAATTGGCGGCTGGCTGAACCAACCGTAACCGATATTCCAGGCCGTAGTCGAGGAATGCATGCGGATTCTACTTGTTCAAGTGCTGGATTATCTGCTCACGTCAGGCGGGGCGCACAAGGCCAACCGGCTGTTGATCGAGGGGTTCGCGGCGCGCGGCCACCAGTGCCAGGTGATCGCCGCCGGGGCCGCCGGGGCTGCCGGCCGCGCCCAGCTGCGCGCCGAGCTGCGTGCGCGCGGGGCCGAGCTGCGCGCCGAACGCCCGGAGGAGGTTGTCTTCCAGCTGAACGGCGCCGAGGTGCATGCCGTAACCGGCGATTTTCAGCAATACCACCGGCTGCTGCTCGAGAGCGCCCGCGTGTTTGCGCCCGATTGGGTGCTCGTCTCCGAAGATCGCACCTTCACCCTGGTCGAGCTGGCGATCGAGGCCGCGCCGGGGCGGGTGGTGCTGCTGGCGCATAGCCAGGCCACGCTGCCGTTTGGCCCCGAGAGCTTCGACGCCGACCCGGCCAAGGCGCGGCTGCTGCCACAGCTGGCCGGCATCATTAGTGTGAGCCGCTACCTGCAGGGCTACATCCGCGAGTGGGGCGGCTGCGATGCCGCAGTCATCCCTTTCCCATCGTACGGCGACGGCCCCTTTCCGCAGCTCGGGCGCTTCGACACCGGCGCGGTGACTATGGTCAACCCGGCGGCGATCAAGGGCCTGCCGATCTTCGAGGCGCTGGCGCGCAGCCTGCCCGATCTGCCCTTCGCCGCCGTGCCGACCTGGGCCAGCACTGCCACCGAGATCGCAGCGCTACGCCAGCTGCCGAATGTCGCTATGTACCCCCAGACCAGCGACCTCGATCAGCTGTTTGCCCAGGTGCGCGTGCTGCTGGTGCCCTCGCTATGGGGCGAGTCGTTCGGCCAGGTGGTGGTGGATGCCATGCTGCGTGGCGTGCCGGTGCTGGCCAGCGCCGTGGGCGGCTTGCCAGAGGCCAAGCTCGGCGTCGACTACTTGCTGCCGGTCGAGCCCATCCGCGCGTATGCACCGCAGGCCGATGTGCGCAGCACGCCTATGCCGATCATCCCGGCGCAGGATGTGGCCCCCTGGCGTGAGACGCTGGCCCGGCTGCTCAGCGACCGCCAGCTGTACGAACGTGTCGCCGCCGAGTCGCGCGCGGCGGCGCTGGCCTTCGTCGGCGCGCTCAACGTCGATCGGTTTGTCGCGTACCTGGAGCAGCTGCACCCCGCGCCGCTGCCGGCAGCCACAGCCAGCGCCGCGCCCGAGCCGCTACGCGCCCGGCTCGCCGCACTCGCGCCCGACCGGCACGCGCTGCTCGCGCTGTGGCTGCGCCAGCGTGCCGAGGCCGGGCCGGCGGCACCGGCCATCCCCAGGCTGCCGCGCGTGGGCGAGCGCCCGCGCTTCCCGATCTCGTTCGCGCAGCAGCGGCTCTGGTTTCTACACCAGCTCGACCCGGCCAACCCGTTCTACAATACCGCGCTCAGCTTCGAGCTGGATGCCCATGCCGACCCCACGCTGCTCCAGCGCAGCCTGGACGCACTGGCCGCGCGCCACGAGGCCCTGCGCACCACGCTCGTGCCGGCCGACGGCGAGCCGCAGCAGGTGATCAACCCGCCCGCCCCGGTGCCGCTGGCCATCGCCGACCTGCGCGCGCTGCCGCCACCCGAGCGAGCCGCCGAGGCCGAACGACTGCTGGCCGAGCAGGCACGCGCACCTTTCGACCTGGCCCAAGGGCCGCTGCTGCGCGCGCTGCTGCTGCACACCGGCGATGGCCCCAGCCGGCTGCTGCTGGTGCTGCACCACATCATCTGCGACGGCTGGTCGGTGGGCGTGATGGCGCAGGATCTCGACCGCTGCTACGCCGCCCTGGCTGCCGGTACGCCGGTGGACTGGCCCGGCCCCGAGATCCAATACGCCGACTACGCAGTCTGGCAGCGCGAGCAGCTGCGCGGCGAGCGCCTCGCGCAGCACCTGCACTACTGGCAAGGCCAGTTCGCCGAGCCGGCCGCGCTGCTCAACCTGCCGACCGACCGGCCGCGCCCGGCGGTGAAGGCCTACCGCGGCGCGGCCCTGCGGCGTGAGCTGCCACCGCCGCTGCGGGGCGCCGTCGAGCGCCTGAGCCGGCAGGAAGGCGCGACGCCGTTCATGACCATGCTGGCGGTATTTGCCGCCCTGATCAGCCGATCGAGCGCCCAGACAGACCTGGTGATCGGCACGCCGATCGCCGGGCGCACCCAGCGCGCGCTCGAGCCGGTTGTCGGCTGCT
The sequence above is drawn from the Candidatus Kouleothrix ribensis genome and encodes:
- a CDS encoding amino acid adenylation domain-containing protein, which codes for MPSMRCVIVGSGTLATACGELLRGSGHTIAAVVAPPGDQLWRWAEQAAITCIEPAAVGTALAAATPFDYLFSIASPLILPTALLALPGQAAINYHDAPLPRYAGTHATSWALINREPEHGVSWHLMVAQVDAGPIVAQERFAIAPGETALSLNARCYEAAQRSFASLAEHLNDGTLVPAPQDLRERSFYRISQRPPATGMLRWSHQAGALDALVRALTFGTYPNALGMPKLLAAGQVLLIDTAEAAVATSTAPPGTILALDDQQLVVAAGAGQLHVRRFVGLDGRPLSVGAALGRLGLRPGDCLPDLAPEQAALLTQHHEALCQHEAFWVELLAQLAPLDPPYALTLGTRPQQLETTIPAGPRAFLQALDGADEPGQALLAACACFLARLAGQARADVGLRDQASVAAAAGWPQIFAEVLPLPIALDAAAPFGTALAQLRAARTALAARATHLGDIVARYPELRAAPPRLPVVLDLGPQPAAVEADLVITIAADSSRIGWRSRAGEPGALARLAESLLAFLEALAAAPARPVGVATLLSAAEHRLLLTDWARTARPFPQADLASLLEAQVARTPDAIALRCGGVTLSYAELNAQANQLAHALRARGAGPETIVGVCFERSTNLVVALLGVLKAGAAYLPLDPAYPAERLAYMLRDSAAALVLSEGHLAARFAAGSLPLLRLDAEWPTIARQPTQNLERPHDPARLAYVIYTSGSTGQPKGVLVPHYGIGNMAQAQIETFAIGPESRVLLFASFGFDASVSEMMTPLLAGASLCLAPHEQLLPGPDLTRLLQTERISVVTLPPSVLALLDPAEFPDLATVVSAGEPCPAEIVTRWAPGRIMINAYGPTEATVCTTMAVCTPGHARPPIGRPIANSHVRILDRRLQPLPIGVPGELCIGGAGLARGYLGQPALSAEHFVPDPFAPGARLYRSGDLARWLPSGELEYLGRLDQQVKLRGYRIELGEIESALLQHPAVRLAVAMVREDTPGDRRLVGYVVPVAGQPHAGLAELLRAHLQLRLPDYMLPSAIVPLEGLPYTHNGKLDTRALPAPGAGRRTVGPPPRTPFERTVAAIWVDVLHVEAVGAQDNFFELGGHSLLATLVVSRLRETLQIEVPLSVLMSVSPTVAATARALEAHQIRQAAPAEIEELLATIELLSDPEVAAALEAA